The following nucleotide sequence is from Chitinivibrionales bacterium.
TACCGGTTCGGGAACGCCTGCCAGGCGAGCGACCTGAATGCCGTATGAGTGATCACAACTGCCATCTTCAACCTTTCGCACAAAAATAATCTTATCATTCCATTCTTTTACTTTCACATGCATGTTTTTGATCCGGGGAAAGAGCAAGGCCAACTCGGTAAGCTCGTGATAGTGTGTAGCGAAAAAGGTCCGGGGGCGACACTTTGGCGTTTTATGAAGATGCTCTGCCACCGCCCAGGCAATGCTGATTCCATCGAAAGTCGAAGTGCCTCTGCCGACTTCATCAAGTAATACGAGACTGCGATCGGTGGCATTGTTAAGAATATTGGCCACTTCGATCATTTCGACCAGAAAAGTACTCTGTCCACGTGCCAGCCTGTCCGAGGCCCCGACACGGGTAAAAAACTTATCGACAATGCCGATTTCAGCTTTTGCGGCGGGTACAAAAGATCCCATCTGGGCCATAATTGCTATCAGTGCATTCTGACGGAGATAGGTCGATTTTCCTGCCATATTTGGGCCGGTTATCAGAATAATTTGTGCATCTTTGCCCCCCACAATGGCATCATTGGGCACAAACTGCTCATCAATAGACATCTGTTCGATTACCGGATGACGGCATTCACGGATAATAATATTGGAATCTTCTCGAATGATCGGCCGGCAATAACCGCTGTCGGCAGCAATTTTTGCAAGAGAGGTAAACACATCGAGCATGGCAACCGCTTCTGCGGCTTTCTGGATCCTGCTGCAGTATCCCGCAATTTCGGTGCGAAGGGAAACAAAAAGCTCATATTCCAATGACGACAGCCGCTCTTCAGCCCCCAGAATCTTCTCTTCCATCTCCTTTAATTCGGGAGTAATAAACCGTTCACCGTTAACAAGTGTCTGCTTCCGAATATAAGTCTCCGGTACCAGTGATATATTTGCCTTCGACACCTCGATATAGTAGCCGAACACTTTATTGAACCCGATTTTCAGTGATGAAATACCGGTGTTTTTCCGCTCTGTTTCCTGAAGGCTGGCGATCCATTTTTTACCGTTCTGTGAGGCCTCTTTGATTTCATCGAGTTCCTGCGATACACCTTTGCGAATGATGCCTCCCTCTCGAAGGGAGAGCGGAGGATTATCCACAATGGTCTCATCTATCCGCAAGGCCAAGTCTTCAAATCCTTCCAGATTCTGGGATATTCCTCTGATAACATTGTTGGACTTTGGTGAAAGTGTTTTAACTATTTTCGGAAAGACATTCAGTGAGTTTTTCAGCGCGCTCAGATCTCTGGCATTGGCCCGTTCATAGGTGATCCTCCCGATAAGCCGTTCGATATCGAAAATCTGCTTCAGCAACAGTTCAATTTCTCCCCGAACAAAGACATCTTT
It contains:
- the mutS gene encoding DNA mismatch repair protein MutS, yielding MRQYVAIKQQNPTTVLLYRMGDFYEMFNEDAKTASRILGLTLTSRNHGGADATPLAGFPYHALDRYANRLVKAGYRIAICEQTEDPKKAKGLVKRDVIEIISAGTATETSFIDEKSNNYILGIVVNDGTAGVSICDLSTGEFSVEEIEKEKLSEEIVRVDPAEIIAADGGEDPLAGLSEENGFAQRVITRYDGWKFDRDNAEEVLKCHFSVASLQGLGFESYETGIRAAGALLSYLKEQKKNDLRHISSLIPRTLSRYAELDPSTIRNLELLKPIHSDDKGGTLISVLDRTCTAMGGRLMKRWITHPLKQAPEISDRLDCVEWLKKDVFVRGEIELLLKQIFDIERLIGRITYERANARDLSALKNSLNVFPKIVKTLSPKSNNVIRGISQNLEGFEDLALRIDETIVDNPPLSLREGGIIRKGVSQELDEIKEASQNGKKWIASLQETERKNTGISSLKIGFNKVFGYYIEVSKANISLVPETYIRKQTLVNGERFITPELKEMEEKILGAEERLSSLEYELFVSLRTEIAGYCSRIQKAAEAVAMLDVFTSLAKIAADSGYCRPIIREDSNIIIRECRHPVIEQMSIDEQFVPNDAIVGGKDAQIILITGPNMAGKSTYLRQNALIAIMAQMGSFVPAAKAEIGIVDKFFTRVGASDRLARGQSTFLVEMIEVANILNNATDRSLVLLDEVGRGTSTFDGISIAWAVAEHLHKTPKCRPRTFFATHYHELTELALLFPRIKNMHVKVKEWNDKIIFVRKVEDGSCDHSYGIQVARLAGVPEPVIKRAKEILANLESMELTPDHKPALARHDGETRTSEPTMQTDLFFQSPQVIKDPQLENIKKKLDTIEINNLTPIEALNHLAEIKKAVDTPPEQLLED